caaataaacatatgaaaagatattcaacatcatatcGTTACAGAATTGTAAACTAAAACAACGAGATACTACTATACACCTATTAAAATGACGAAAATCCAAATACTGACAATGTCAATGCTGGGGAGGATGTGACAGTGAGGAGCtctcattgctggtgagaatgcaaaatcgtacagccactttggaagacagtttggtgatttcttacaaaactaaacatactcttatcatatgatctagcatTTATGCTcctatttacccaaaggagttgaaaacttatcttcacacaaaaacctgcacacagatgtttataggagctttctttgtaatttccaaaacttgggAGCAAAAAGATGTCtttcaatagatgaatgggtaaaatAAAGTGTGATGCATCCAGCTAATGGAAttattcagagctaaaaagaagtgaggtatcaagccatgaaaagacgtggaggaaccttaaatgagtattactaagtgaaagaagccagtctgaaaaggctgtatcctgtatgattccaactataatGTGTGATACCAtacaaaacccatagaatgtcccacaccaagagtgaaccctaatgtaaactctgAACTTGGTGTGATAATGATGCCTTGATGTACGCTCAAAGATTGTAACAAATATCCCACACTGCCGCGAGGTGTTGATAGTGAGGGAGGCTCAGTTTGGCTGTGAaactgaaactgctctaaaaaataaagtctgttaaagaaaaaaagataaactggaaCATAAATCTTAGACGTTTTCACAGCTTAGCAGACATCTTGCTCTAGAAATACTGATGGATCATTGGTTCCCCTTTTCAAGTAAACAATTAGAACATTCCTGTCTCAGCTACAGGTTTGTGAACCATGGTGTGTTCATTTtgatctctcctctttccctctagGACAACCCTCCATATGACAAGGGGGCCTTCAGAATCGAAATCAACTTTCCAGCAGAGTACCCATTCAAACCACCGAAGATCACATTTAAAACAAAGATCTATCACCCGAACATTGATGAAAAGGGGCAGGTCTGTCTGCCGGTAATTAGTGCTGAAAACTGGAAGCCAGCAACCAAAACCGACCAAGGTAAGGTGTGCTCCTTGTGTCTTCCTCGGAT
This genomic stretch from Equus przewalskii isolate Varuska chromosome 7, EquPr2, whole genome shotgun sequence harbors:
- the UBE2L3 gene encoding ubiquitin-conjugating enzyme E2 L3 isoform X3, which gives rise to MAASRRLMKDNPPYDKGAFRIEINFPAEYPFKPPKITFKTKIYHPNIDEKGQVCLPVISAENWKPATKTDQVIQSLIALVNDPQPEHPLRADLAEEYSKDRKKFCKNAEEFTKKYGEKRPVD